The Chitinophaga sp. H8 genome contains a region encoding:
- a CDS encoding TonB-dependent receptor, which produces MKLTTLLLTAFCVNASANVFAQHISMSVKNKSLENVFGLIEQKSGYTFIYRDEWLTGTKPVDLNISRGSIEQVLKACLKEQPLSYEIVDKTVILTRKRPSENEIAPFTVAEITGRITDEKGAPLSYVSIAIKGTQRGTYTDENGAFKLDAKADDVLVISLMGFTPREIAVGQQAVINVVLVPAVSDLNQVVVVGYGTQKKVNVTGAVAAVKGSEIAKSPVANVSNALAGRLPGIRAVQRSGEPGKDGAAIDIRGLGTALIIVDGVPSTFEQLDPSEIESISILKDASAAVYGVRAANGVVLVTTRRGTVSKPKISYNTYIGIQSNTRYPRYVNAAEFAELTDESQINQGLAPVYGAENIKKYREGQKGYESTDWYNAAIRKNSPQQYHNLNVSGGTEATKYFFSLGYLNQEGMWKSGDTRFKRYNFRSNISTKINKRLTAELNLGGRLENRHFPGTEAGVLMGQIQRSYPTYPMYANDNPDYLAVTNFSQNVLASMNSDYSGYETSNYRNLSGIASLTYELPYVKGLSAKGLFSYQSGTNNIKRWVKKYDLYNYNEATKAYEVGYTGNDPSNLKQTNEQADNSLLQFSLNYEASFAKKHNVKALLLFERSQINEGNFNAYREFTLDGLDQLFAGSSTNKNNDGKANESAYMGYVGRVNYDYKNRYLLELGFRYDGSYKFAPDHRWGFFPTVSAGWRISDEPFFSSAANMVNNLKIRGSWGKLGDDNGATAFQYITGYTLPQGGNYIFGNNIINSLAPGGTPNLLLTWFNATTTNIGFEAGFLQDMFTVEFDVFFRKRTGLLATRLLSLPGTYGATLPQENLNSDRTQGFELSLGYNKRIGDITLNVSPNLTWTRTKYDYIERAGATNAVDNWRNLENNGRWTNLYKGYKTAGQFQSQEEIASWAIQDKKGNTSLKPGDIKYVDLNNDGVIDSNDQTIIGRGTTPELFYGLNLSASWKGFSLTVLLQGAANYNILLDAALKDPFVNGSTTYALFTDRWHRKDMYDPESEWVPGKYPSTIVNGLQNNKEVSDFWMKDAAYLRVKTLELGYSLPKPILAKVGIEQVRFYFSGQNLFTFDKLKFMDPEMPSNDDTNFAGNGKYYPQQRVLTLGLNLQF; this is translated from the coding sequence ATGAAACTAACCACATTACTACTGACCGCATTTTGCGTAAATGCCTCTGCAAATGTATTTGCCCAGCATATTTCCATGTCTGTGAAAAATAAGTCACTGGAAAATGTATTTGGGCTTATCGAGCAAAAATCAGGCTACACCTTTATATACCGCGATGAATGGCTCACGGGCACTAAACCTGTAGACCTGAATATTAGCCGTGGCTCTATAGAGCAGGTCTTAAAAGCCTGTCTTAAAGAACAACCGCTCTCTTACGAAATAGTAGATAAAACGGTGATACTGACACGCAAACGGCCATCTGAAAACGAGATTGCGCCATTTACTGTAGCTGAGATTACCGGAAGGATTACAGATGAAAAAGGAGCTCCGCTGTCTTATGTAAGCATTGCTATTAAAGGTACACAAAGAGGTACCTATACGGACGAGAACGGTGCGTTTAAACTGGATGCCAAAGCAGATGATGTGCTGGTGATTTCACTAATGGGCTTTACGCCCCGGGAAATAGCTGTAGGCCAGCAAGCCGTTATTAACGTAGTACTGGTACCTGCAGTCAGCGATCTGAACCAGGTGGTAGTAGTAGGTTACGGTACACAGAAAAAAGTAAATGTAACCGGAGCCGTAGCCGCAGTAAAAGGAAGTGAAATTGCCAAATCGCCAGTTGCCAATGTAAGCAATGCCCTGGCAGGCAGGCTGCCTGGTATAAGAGCAGTGCAAAGAAGTGGGGAACCGGGTAAGGATGGCGCCGCTATTGATATCAGGGGATTAGGTACGGCACTTATTATTGTGGATGGGGTACCGTCTACCTTTGAACAGCTGGACCCTTCAGAAATAGAAAGCATTTCTATCCTGAAGGATGCCTCTGCCGCAGTATATGGTGTACGTGCAGCTAATGGTGTGGTATTGGTGACTACCAGGCGAGGTACCGTATCCAAACCTAAAATCAGCTATAATACTTATATAGGTATCCAAAGCAATACCCGTTACCCCCGCTATGTAAATGCCGCTGAATTTGCAGAGCTGACAGATGAATCCCAGATCAATCAGGGCCTTGCACCGGTATATGGTGCTGAAAACATCAAAAAATACCGGGAAGGGCAAAAAGGATATGAAAGTACTGACTGGTATAATGCCGCTATCCGTAAAAACAGTCCACAACAATATCACAACCTGAACGTCAGTGGTGGTACAGAAGCTACCAAATACTTCTTCTCCCTGGGCTATTTAAACCAGGAAGGCATGTGGAAAAGCGGAGATACCCGGTTCAAGCGATACAATTTCCGCAGTAATATCAGCACAAAGATCAACAAACGGCTGACGGCCGAATTGAACCTGGGCGGACGGCTGGAAAACAGGCATTTCCCAGGTACAGAAGCAGGCGTTTTAATGGGGCAGATTCAACGCTCCTACCCTACCTACCCGATGTATGCCAATGATAATCCCGACTACCTGGCGGTAACAAACTTTAGTCAAAATGTACTGGCATCCATGAATAGTGACTATTCCGGCTACGAAACCAGTAATTACAGGAATCTGAGCGGTATTGCATCCCTTACTTATGAACTACCTTATGTAAAAGGATTAAGTGCTAAGGGGTTATTTTCCTACCAATCAGGTACCAATAATATAAAAAGGTGGGTAAAGAAATATGACTTATATAACTATAATGAGGCTACGAAAGCATATGAAGTAGGTTATACCGGCAATGATCCTTCCAACCTAAAACAGACCAATGAGCAGGCTGACAACAGCTTATTACAGTTTTCCCTGAATTACGAGGCCAGTTTTGCCAAAAAGCACAACGTAAAGGCGCTTTTGTTATTTGAGCGAAGCCAGATTAATGAAGGCAATTTTAATGCTTACCGGGAATTTACTTTGGACGGACTAGACCAGCTGTTTGCCGGATCCAGTACCAATAAAAACAACGACGGTAAGGCAAATGAATCTGCCTATATGGGTTATGTAGGCCGTGTAAACTATGATTACAAAAACAGGTATCTCCTGGAACTGGGATTCAGATATGATGGCTCTTACAAATTTGCACCGGATCATCGCTGGGGATTCTTCCCTACCGTATCCGCAGGCTGGAGAATAAGCGATGAGCCATTCTTCAGCAGCGCCGCCAATATGGTTAACAACCTTAAAATAAGAGGCTCCTGGGGTAAACTGGGAGATGATAATGGTGCCACCGCATTCCAGTATATCACGGGATATACTCTCCCACAAGGCGGAAATTACATTTTTGGCAATAACATTATCAACAGCCTTGCTCCTGGTGGTACGCCTAATCTGTTGCTGACCTGGTTTAACGCCACGACTACCAATATTGGTTTTGAAGCAGGTTTTCTGCAGGACATGTTTACTGTAGAATTTGACGTATTCTTCCGGAAACGTACCGGTTTGCTGGCAACCCGGCTGCTATCCTTGCCCGGAACCTATGGTGCTACTTTACCGCAGGAAAATCTGAACAGCGACCGCACCCAGGGTTTTGAACTATCTCTGGGATACAATAAAAGAATTGGTGATATCACCCTTAATGTATCTCCCAATTTAACTTGGACCAGAACCAAGTATGATTATATAGAGCGTGCTGGTGCAACGAATGCGGTAGACAACTGGAGAAATCTGGAGAATAATGGCAGATGGACCAACCTCTACAAGGGGTATAAAACTGCGGGACAATTCCAGAGCCAGGAAGAAATTGCCAGTTGGGCTATACAAGACAAAAAAGGTAATACCAGCCTAAAGCCGGGCGATATTAAATATGTGGACCTGAACAATGATGGTGTTATCGACAGCAACGACCAGACAATTATTGGACGGGGCACTACTCCTGAATTATTTTATGGTTTAAACCTCTCCGCATCCTGGAAAGGCTTTAGCCTGACAGTATTGCTGCAAGGTGCTGCTAATTATAACATTTTGCTGGATGCTGCGCTTAAAGATCCTTTCGTCAATGGTAGTACTACCTATGCTTTATTTACTGACCGCTGGCACAGAAAAGACATGTATGATCCGGAAAGTGAATGGGTACCCGGCAAATATCCTTCTACTATCGTAAACGGTTTGCAAAACAATAAGGAAGTTTCTGATTTCTGGATGAAGGATGCGGCTTATCTCCGTGTTAAAACACTGGAACTGGGATATAGCCTGCCTAAGCCAATACTTGCGAAAGTGGGTATTGAGCAGGTGCGTTTCTATTTTTCCGGACAAAACCTGTTCACTTTCGATAAACTGAAGTTTATGGATCCGGAAATGCCCAGTAATGATGATACCAATTTCGCAGGTAATGGCAAATACTATCCGCAGCAACGTGTACTTACACTTGGTCTTAATCTACAATTCTGA
- a CDS encoding RNA polymerase sigma factor — MQELSDIQLLHQLQEGNESAFTTLYKRYWKLLFSVAANKLDNLADAEELVQDVFSDFWDRRHSIELTSSLPAYLAVAMKYRVINLQARQKRARAYTAYARENLSPEDHSTEQWLSFEELKDQLSNLVARLPDRCRLTYQLSREQGLSQKEIARQMDISEKAVEHNLSRAIKSLKTALKHLSSFFSF; from the coding sequence ATGCAAGAACTGAGCGATATACAACTACTTCACCAGCTCCAGGAGGGGAATGAAAGTGCTTTTACTACACTTTATAAACGGTACTGGAAGTTACTATTTTCTGTAGCTGCCAATAAGCTGGATAATCTTGCTGATGCAGAAGAGCTGGTACAGGATGTTTTTTCTGATTTCTGGGATCGCAGACATTCCATTGAACTTACCAGCTCCCTACCTGCCTACCTGGCGGTAGCTATGAAATACCGGGTCATTAATTTACAGGCCAGGCAAAAAAGAGCCCGGGCCTATACGGCTTATGCCAGGGAAAACCTATCCCCGGAAGATCACTCTACCGAGCAATGGCTTAGTTTTGAAGAACTAAAAGACCAGCTGTCCAACCTTGTAGCCCGCCTGCCCGACCGTTGCAGACTAACCTATCAGCTTAGCCGCGAACAAGGACTTTCCCAAAAGGAAATTGCGCGCCAGATGGATATTTCCGAAAAAGCAGTAGAACATAACCTCTCCAGAGCCATTAAATCGCTGAAAACGGCGCTGAAACACTTATCCTCTTTTTTTAGCTTTTAG
- a CDS encoding DUF3823 domain-containing protein, with the protein MKQHIINTCVAVLLGSAVLTGCKKDNYEAPNAGLFGKLVDKTTNAAVPVQTLNGAVLRYYQLQYGTNNPNPINASVHHDGTYENAMLFSGKYKIVAEGPFYYNDTITVDVNGRTEKDIMVKPFLHVTATTEVTGNSVTIKYTVKRNDNTQKIARVAAVIGTTEGVDVNSYTFNDARDVQDVPDATIEGTTYEKVFTGLKPNTVYYLRAASRTSNTGNPTLYFNYTPVIKVKTGN; encoded by the coding sequence ATGAAACAACATATCATAAATACCTGTGTAGCTGTATTGCTGGGGAGTGCAGTACTGACAGGCTGTAAAAAAGATAACTATGAAGCCCCCAATGCCGGCTTATTTGGGAAGCTGGTGGATAAGACCACCAATGCTGCCGTACCTGTACAAACCCTTAATGGCGCTGTACTCAGATACTATCAGTTGCAATATGGCACGAATAACCCAAACCCGATTAATGCATCTGTGCATCATGATGGGACTTATGAAAATGCCATGCTCTTTTCCGGTAAATACAAAATCGTGGCAGAAGGCCCCTTTTATTATAATGACACTATCACCGTGGATGTGAATGGCCGTACCGAAAAGGATATTATGGTAAAACCATTCCTGCATGTTACCGCTACTACGGAAGTAACCGGCAACAGCGTAACTATTAAATATACAGTAAAACGGAATGATAATACTCAAAAGATAGCCCGGGTGGCAGCAGTGATTGGCACCACAGAAGGAGTAGATGTCAATAGTTACACCTTTAACGATGCCCGTGACGTGCAAGACGTGCCAGATGCTACTATTGAAGGTACTACCTACGAGAAGGTATTTACCGGTTTAAAACCCAATACCGTTTACTATCTCCGTGCAGCAAGCCGTACCAGCAATACAGGTAATCCAACGCTTTACTTTAATTATACACCTGTAATCAAAGTAAAGACGGGTAATTAA
- a CDS encoding RagB/SusD family nutrient uptake outer membrane protein, with amino-acid sequence MKSIYKHITCLLFAVIVTSCNKDFLERKPLDIIADDAAYGSLSGIQALTANLYNNMPTEDLGFFMDGSEALFPSQATDEAVRSYSWGYTLDPILEDGYYIWWKYDLVRTVNDFIQKIPAVTSINEELKARFLAEARFVRAFYYFSLVKRYGGIPLITKVQQYNGSNLEELKVPRNKEQEIYDFVASELDAIVDQLPESYAANDRYRATRYAVLALKCRAMLYAASIAKYGTVQLGGLVGIASPADGYWQKAYDAAKAIITSGKFQLYKENPDKTDNFQQLFLTAADMDKNKEAIFVKTYKAPDKSHSFDFYNAPQSFKVDYGCVTNPTTELAEEFEYTDGTKGTLKIKDASGNPIVYSNPADLFKNKDPRFKASIMYPFTSWQGGIVEIRRGVIDNGTKYTSPNLTDVYGTGANSIPRVGKDGPLLAGDPTKTGFYIKKFMDPVNRVNSQMSTTPWMIFRYAEVLLNYAEAAIELGKTGDALTAINELRERAGIKALTSVTRDQVRHERKVELAFENHRWWDMCRWRIATDVLNNTQFHALYPWLMWENGKAPAAMKYTFEIVPAPKNTRTFLPKLYYVKIPPDEISKNSNLVQNPGY; translated from the coding sequence ATGAAAAGTATATATAAACATATCACCTGTCTCCTGTTCGCAGTCATTGTGACTTCATGTAACAAAGACTTTCTGGAAAGGAAACCACTGGATATTATTGCAGATGATGCTGCCTATGGCTCCTTGTCCGGTATTCAGGCGCTTACTGCCAATTTATATAATAACATGCCAACGGAAGACCTTGGCTTTTTTATGGATGGCAGTGAAGCATTATTTCCCAGCCAGGCTACGGATGAAGCCGTACGCTCCTATAGCTGGGGATATACATTGGACCCTATTTTAGAAGATGGATATTATATATGGTGGAAGTACGACCTAGTAAGAACCGTAAATGATTTTATTCAAAAAATACCGGCTGTAACCAGTATCAATGAGGAATTAAAAGCCAGGTTCCTCGCAGAAGCCCGGTTTGTGAGAGCATTCTACTATTTCTCCCTGGTAAAAAGATATGGCGGGATACCACTCATTACCAAAGTACAGCAATATAACGGCAGCAACCTGGAAGAGCTGAAGGTGCCCAGAAACAAAGAACAGGAAATCTATGATTTTGTAGCGAGCGAACTGGATGCCATCGTAGACCAATTACCAGAATCTTATGCTGCCAATGACCGGTATAGGGCTACCCGCTATGCTGTACTTGCACTCAAGTGCAGGGCTATGCTATATGCTGCATCAATAGCCAAGTATGGTACTGTTCAACTTGGGGGCCTGGTAGGTATTGCATCTCCCGCTGATGGATATTGGCAAAAAGCTTATGATGCTGCCAAAGCCATTATCACCTCCGGAAAGTTTCAATTATACAAAGAAAACCCGGATAAGACGGACAACTTCCAGCAACTTTTCCTGACTGCTGCCGATATGGACAAAAACAAGGAAGCTATTTTTGTAAAAACCTACAAGGCTCCTGACAAATCACATAGCTTTGATTTTTACAATGCACCACAAAGTTTCAAAGTAGACTATGGCTGTGTAACAAATCCTACTACAGAGCTGGCTGAAGAGTTTGAATATACAGACGGTACCAAAGGCACGCTTAAAATTAAGGATGCCAGTGGTAATCCCATTGTATACAGCAATCCTGCCGACCTGTTCAAAAACAAAGACCCACGGTTTAAAGCCAGCATCATGTATCCTTTTACCAGCTGGCAGGGCGGCATAGTAGAAATCAGAAGAGGAGTTATAGACAATGGCACCAAGTATACTTCTCCTAACCTCACAGATGTATATGGTACTGGTGCCAACAGCATTCCCAGAGTAGGCAAAGACGGCCCGTTACTGGCTGGTGATCCCACTAAAACAGGTTTCTATATCAAGAAATTCATGGATCCGGTGAACAGGGTAAACAGCCAGATGTCTACCACTCCCTGGATGATTTTCAGGTATGCTGAAGTATTACTGAACTATGCAGAAGCTGCCATAGAATTAGGCAAAACAGGAGATGCATTAACAGCTATCAATGAACTCCGGGAGCGGGCAGGTATAAAGGCTTTAACAAGTGTTACCCGCGACCAGGTACGTCATGAACGTAAGGTAGAACTGGCATTCGAAAATCACCGCTGGTGGGATATGTGCCGTTGGAGAATCGCCACAGATGTATTGAACAATACCCAGTTTCATGCATTATACCCCTGGCTGATGTGGGAAAATGGAAAAGCACCCGCTGCTATGAAGTATACTTTTGAGATTGTACCTGCACCTAAAAATACGCGCACCTTTCTTCCTAAACTGTATTATGTAAAAATACCACCGGATGAAATCAGCAAAAACAGCAACCTCGTACAGAACCCGGGTTATTAA
- a CDS encoding FecR family protein gives MGIRLSRLTYYKDDAFIMNQEEAKHRYEVLAEKWLKGTITPEEAREYADWYNTSQDAPVDIPASFAASEAAHEQRMLRQMEERIGMHTPIVPLVQKYRRLWWGAAALLVLAAGSYFWLQQQAAPATAPGNDEIALQYDVPPGTNKAVLTLSNGRQIILDSAANGTLALQGNASIVKQDDGSLTYLDTPGNNTHEVLYNTMSIPKGGQYQLTLPDGSRVWLNAASTLKYPTSFTGKERSVELTGEGYFEIAPDAHQPFLVKAGSLQVKVLGTSFNVMAYADEKSINTTLLSGAVKVLQGTQEKTLTPGQQATVDNQTGLVTINETEAEQAIAWKDGMFRFSSSNMAMVLRQVSRWYDIEVVYQGKVPQGHITGKVPRSMKLSGVLRVLELSGVHCKLEKNKLIILP, from the coding sequence ATGGGGATTCGTCTTTCCCGATTGACCTATTATAAAGACGATGCTTTTATTATGAACCAGGAAGAAGCAAAACACCGGTATGAGGTGCTGGCCGAAAAATGGCTGAAAGGCACTATTACCCCGGAAGAAGCCAGAGAATATGCTGATTGGTACAATACCAGCCAGGATGCCCCTGTTGATATTCCGGCATCATTTGCGGCAAGTGAGGCGGCACATGAACAACGGATGCTCCGGCAAATGGAAGAGCGGATAGGCATGCATACCCCAATAGTACCCCTGGTGCAGAAATACCGGCGCTTATGGTGGGGAGCAGCCGCCCTCCTCGTTCTCGCGGCAGGTAGTTACTTCTGGCTCCAACAACAGGCAGCACCGGCAACTGCCCCTGGAAATGATGAGATAGCTTTACAATATGATGTACCTCCCGGCACAAATAAAGCAGTACTCACCCTTAGCAATGGCCGGCAGATTATATTAGATAGTGCGGCCAATGGTACCCTTGCCTTACAAGGCAATGCCAGTATTGTAAAACAGGACGATGGCTCCCTGACCTACCTGGATACTCCCGGCAACAATACCCATGAAGTGTTATATAATACCATGTCTATCCCTAAAGGAGGGCAATACCAGCTTACACTGCCTGATGGCTCTCGGGTATGGCTCAATGCAGCCAGTACACTGAAATACCCTACCTCCTTTACCGGTAAAGAAAGAAGTGTGGAATTAACCGGTGAAGGATACTTTGAAATAGCACCGGACGCCCATCAACCATTTCTCGTAAAAGCCGGCAGTTTGCAGGTAAAGGTACTGGGAACCAGCTTTAATGTGATGGCTTATGCGGATGAAAAGAGTATTAATACCACCCTTCTTTCGGGTGCTGTAAAAGTTTTACAGGGTACCCAGGAAAAAACACTTACTCCCGGACAACAGGCTACAGTAGACAATCAAACCGGGCTGGTAACCATCAATGAAACGGAGGCAGAACAGGCGATTGCCTGGAAAGACGGCATGTTCCGGTTTTCCAGCAGTAATATGGCCATGGTGCTGCGCCAGGTATCCAGGTGGTATGACATAGAGGTCGTTTATCAGGGTAAAGTACCACAAGGCCATATCACCGGTAAGGTTCCACGTAGTATGAAGCTTTCGGGAGTGCTGCGCGTATTGGAACTCAGTGGTGTGCATTGCAAACTGGAAAAGAACAAGCTTATTATACTTCCTTAA